In Patagioenas fasciata isolate bPatFas1 chromosome 20, bPatFas1.hap1, whole genome shotgun sequence, a genomic segment contains:
- the MIGA2 gene encoding mitoguardin 2 isoform X2, with the protein MAFRRTEGMSIIQALAMTVAEIPVFVYTTFGQSVFSQLRLSPGLRKVLFATALGTVALALAAHQLKRRRRRKKQIAPEKCGFKPGGITVPILPTRRVSSVKKGYSSKRVQSPGSKSNDTLSGISSIEPSKHSSSSHSLVSMVAVNSSSPMPASVGMWEAQGMGDAGAIGDCSAESLYIQGMELFEEALQKWEQALTIRQRDSASTSTPVPWDSKKQQESMAENIPEESQKREFAEKLESLLHRAYHLQEEFGSSLPSDSMLLDLEKALMLPLTDGSLRLRTDDEDSSVSEDSFFSAAELFDSLQFEEMPFHLSKPAAAYEEALQLVKEGKVTCRTLRTELLGCYSDQDFLAKLHCVRQAFQELLEDESNQLFFGEVGKQMVIGLMTKAQKNPKAFLESYEEMLRYALKQETWPTTQQELEGRGVVCMSFFDIVLDFILMDAFEDLENPPSSVLAVLRNRWLSDSFKETALATACWSVLKAKRRLLMVPDGFISHFYSVSEHVSPVLAFGFLGPKQQLSEVCSFFKHQIVQYLKDMFDLDNVRYTTVQSLAEDILQLSRRRSEILLGYLGTETSPEMNGMLPSENESLEELI; encoded by the exons ATGGCGTTTAGAAGGACAGAGGGAATGTCCATCATCCAGGCCTTGGCAATGACCGTGGCGGAGATCCCCGTGTTTGTTTACACAACATTTGGGCAG TCTGTCTTCTCTCAGCTGCGGCTCTCTCCAGGCCTGCGTAAGGTGCTGTTTGCTACAGCTCTTGGGACAGTGGCGTTGGCTCTTGCAGCTCATCAGCTGAAGCGTCGTCGCCGTCGAAAGAAGCAGATCGCGCCGGAGAAGTGCGGCTTTAAGCCTGgagggatcacagtgcccatttTGCCAACCAGAAGGGTCTCCTCTGTGAAGAAAG GATACTCCAGCAAGAGAGTCCAGAGTCCTGGCAGCAAGAGCAATGACACGCTCAGCGGGATTTCCTCCATTGAGCCCAGCAAACATTCCAGTTCCTCCCACAGCCTCGTCTCG ATGGTAGCAGTCAACTCATCGAGTCCAATGCCAGCATCAGTGGGGATGTGGGAGGCCCAGGGGATGGGGGATGCTGGAGCCATTGGTGACTGCAGTGCAGAAAGCCTCTACATTCAAG GCATGGAGCTGTTTGAGGAGGCACTGCAGAAGTGGGAGCAGGCGCTTACCATCAGGCAGAGGGACAGTGCCAGTACCAGCACCCCTGTGCCCTGGGACAGCAAGAAACAGCAGGAGAGCATGGCTGAGAACATCCCAGAG GAGTCCCAGAAAAGGGAGTTCGCCGAGAAGCTGGAGTCCCTCTTGCACCGAGCCTACCACCTCCAGGAGGAGTTCGGGTCTTCGCTGCCGTCGGACAGCATGCTGCTGGATCTGG AGAAGGCTTTAATGCTCCCACTGACGGATGGGTCATTGCGGCTTCGGACGGATGATGAAGACAGCTCAGTTTCTGAGGATTCCTTCTTCTCTGCAGCAGAG CTCTTTGACTCTCtccagtttgaggagatgccaTTCCACCTCTCTAAGCCAGCAGCAGCATATGAAGAAGCTCTGCAGTTAGTGAAAGAAGGGAAAGTTACGTGCCGGACGCTGAG GACAGAGCTCCTGGGCTGCTACAGCGACCAGGATTTCCTCGCGAAGCTGCATTGCGTCAGGCAGGCCTTCCAG gagctgctggaggatgAAAGCAATCAACTGTTTTTTGGGGAGGTTGGGAAGCAAATGGTGATAGGACTGATGACAAAAGCTCAAAAG AATCCCAAAGCTTTTCTGGAAAGCTACGAGGAGATGCTGCGTTACGCACTGAAGCAAGAGACCTGGCCGACCactcagcaggagctggagggaaGAGGG GTGGTGTGCATGAGTTTCTTTGATATTGTGCTGGACTTCATCCTCATGGATGCTTTTGAGGACCTGGAGAACCCCCCGTCCTCCGTGCTGGCCGTGCTGCGCAACCGCTGGCTCTCCGACAGCTTCAAGGAGACG GCTCTAGCAACTGCCTGCTGGTCAGTTCTGAAAGCAAAAAGGAGGCTTTTGATG GTACCAGATGGCTTTATCTCTCATTTCTACTCCGTATCGGAGCATGTCAGTCCTGTTCTAGCCTTTGGTTTTCTGGGGCCCAAGCAGCAGCTATCTGAAGTCTGCAGTTTCTTCAAG cACCAGATAGTACAGTATCTGAAGGACATGTTTGATCTGGACAACGTGAGATACACAACAGTGCAGTCATTGGCAGAAGACATTTTGCAGCTGTCGCGGCGGCGCAGTGAGATCCTCTTGGGATATCTGGGCACCGAGACTTCTCCCGAGATGAACGGCATGCTGCCCAGTGAAAACGAGTCACTGGAGGAGCTCATCTGA
- the MIGA2 gene encoding mitoguardin 2 isoform X1, which produces MAFRRTEGMSIIQALAMTVAEIPVFVYTTFGQSVFSQLRLSPGLRKVLFATALGTVALALAAHQLKRRRRRKKQIAPEKCGFKPGGITVPILPTRRVSSVKKGYSSKRVQSPGSKSNDTLSGISSIEPSKHSSSSHSLVSMVAVNSSSPMPASVGMWEAQGMGDAGAIGDCSAESLYIQGMELFEEALQKWEQALTIRQRDSASTSTPVPWDSKKQQESMAENIPEEESQKREFAEKLESLLHRAYHLQEEFGSSLPSDSMLLDLEKALMLPLTDGSLRLRTDDEDSSVSEDSFFSAAELFDSLQFEEMPFHLSKPAAAYEEALQLVKEGKVTCRTLRTELLGCYSDQDFLAKLHCVRQAFQELLEDESNQLFFGEVGKQMVIGLMTKAQKNPKAFLESYEEMLRYALKQETWPTTQQELEGRGVVCMSFFDIVLDFILMDAFEDLENPPSSVLAVLRNRWLSDSFKETALATACWSVLKAKRRLLMVPDGFISHFYSVSEHVSPVLAFGFLGPKQQLSEVCSFFKHQIVQYLKDMFDLDNVRYTTVQSLAEDILQLSRRRSEILLGYLGTETSPEMNGMLPSENESLEELI; this is translated from the exons ATGGCGTTTAGAAGGACAGAGGGAATGTCCATCATCCAGGCCTTGGCAATGACCGTGGCGGAGATCCCCGTGTTTGTTTACACAACATTTGGGCAG TCTGTCTTCTCTCAGCTGCGGCTCTCTCCAGGCCTGCGTAAGGTGCTGTTTGCTACAGCTCTTGGGACAGTGGCGTTGGCTCTTGCAGCTCATCAGCTGAAGCGTCGTCGCCGTCGAAAGAAGCAGATCGCGCCGGAGAAGTGCGGCTTTAAGCCTGgagggatcacagtgcccatttTGCCAACCAGAAGGGTCTCCTCTGTGAAGAAAG GATACTCCAGCAAGAGAGTCCAGAGTCCTGGCAGCAAGAGCAATGACACGCTCAGCGGGATTTCCTCCATTGAGCCCAGCAAACATTCCAGTTCCTCCCACAGCCTCGTCTCG ATGGTAGCAGTCAACTCATCGAGTCCAATGCCAGCATCAGTGGGGATGTGGGAGGCCCAGGGGATGGGGGATGCTGGAGCCATTGGTGACTGCAGTGCAGAAAGCCTCTACATTCAAG GCATGGAGCTGTTTGAGGAGGCACTGCAGAAGTGGGAGCAGGCGCTTACCATCAGGCAGAGGGACAGTGCCAGTACCAGCACCCCTGTGCCCTGGGACAGCAAGAAACAGCAGGAGAGCATGGCTGAGAACATCCCAGAG GAGGAGTCCCAGAAAAGGGAGTTCGCCGAGAAGCTGGAGTCCCTCTTGCACCGAGCCTACCACCTCCAGGAGGAGTTCGGGTCTTCGCTGCCGTCGGACAGCATGCTGCTGGATCTGG AGAAGGCTTTAATGCTCCCACTGACGGATGGGTCATTGCGGCTTCGGACGGATGATGAAGACAGCTCAGTTTCTGAGGATTCCTTCTTCTCTGCAGCAGAG CTCTTTGACTCTCtccagtttgaggagatgccaTTCCACCTCTCTAAGCCAGCAGCAGCATATGAAGAAGCTCTGCAGTTAGTGAAAGAAGGGAAAGTTACGTGCCGGACGCTGAG GACAGAGCTCCTGGGCTGCTACAGCGACCAGGATTTCCTCGCGAAGCTGCATTGCGTCAGGCAGGCCTTCCAG gagctgctggaggatgAAAGCAATCAACTGTTTTTTGGGGAGGTTGGGAAGCAAATGGTGATAGGACTGATGACAAAAGCTCAAAAG AATCCCAAAGCTTTTCTGGAAAGCTACGAGGAGATGCTGCGTTACGCACTGAAGCAAGAGACCTGGCCGACCactcagcaggagctggagggaaGAGGG GTGGTGTGCATGAGTTTCTTTGATATTGTGCTGGACTTCATCCTCATGGATGCTTTTGAGGACCTGGAGAACCCCCCGTCCTCCGTGCTGGCCGTGCTGCGCAACCGCTGGCTCTCCGACAGCTTCAAGGAGACG GCTCTAGCAACTGCCTGCTGGTCAGTTCTGAAAGCAAAAAGGAGGCTTTTGATG GTACCAGATGGCTTTATCTCTCATTTCTACTCCGTATCGGAGCATGTCAGTCCTGTTCTAGCCTTTGGTTTTCTGGGGCCCAAGCAGCAGCTATCTGAAGTCTGCAGTTTCTTCAAG cACCAGATAGTACAGTATCTGAAGGACATGTTTGATCTGGACAACGTGAGATACACAACAGTGCAGTCATTGGCAGAAGACATTTTGCAGCTGTCGCGGCGGCGCAGTGAGATCCTCTTGGGATATCTGGGCACCGAGACTTCTCCCGAGATGAACGGCATGCTGCCCAGTGAAAACGAGTCACTGGAGGAGCTCATCTGA
- the MIGA2 gene encoding mitoguardin 2 isoform X3: MAFRRTEGMSIIQALAMTVAEIPVFVYTTFGQLRLSPGLRKVLFATALGTVALALAAHQLKRRRRRKKQIAPEKCGFKPGGITVPILPTRRVSSVKKGYSSKRVQSPGSKSNDTLSGISSIEPSKHSSSSHSLVSMVAVNSSSPMPASVGMWEAQGMGDAGAIGDCSAESLYIQGMELFEEALQKWEQALTIRQRDSASTSTPVPWDSKKQQESMAENIPEEESQKREFAEKLESLLHRAYHLQEEFGSSLPSDSMLLDLEKALMLPLTDGSLRLRTDDEDSSVSEDSFFSAAELFDSLQFEEMPFHLSKPAAAYEEALQLVKEGKVTCRTLRTELLGCYSDQDFLAKLHCVRQAFQELLEDESNQLFFGEVGKQMVIGLMTKAQKNPKAFLESYEEMLRYALKQETWPTTQQELEGRGVVCMSFFDIVLDFILMDAFEDLENPPSSVLAVLRNRWLSDSFKETALATACWSVLKAKRRLLMVPDGFISHFYSVSEHVSPVLAFGFLGPKQQLSEVCSFFKHQIVQYLKDMFDLDNVRYTTVQSLAEDILQLSRRRSEILLGYLGTETSPEMNGMLPSENESLEELI, encoded by the exons ATGGCGTTTAGAAGGACAGAGGGAATGTCCATCATCCAGGCCTTGGCAATGACCGTGGCGGAGATCCCCGTGTTTGTTTACACAACATTTGGGCAG CTGCGGCTCTCTCCAGGCCTGCGTAAGGTGCTGTTTGCTACAGCTCTTGGGACAGTGGCGTTGGCTCTTGCAGCTCATCAGCTGAAGCGTCGTCGCCGTCGAAAGAAGCAGATCGCGCCGGAGAAGTGCGGCTTTAAGCCTGgagggatcacagtgcccatttTGCCAACCAGAAGGGTCTCCTCTGTGAAGAAAG GATACTCCAGCAAGAGAGTCCAGAGTCCTGGCAGCAAGAGCAATGACACGCTCAGCGGGATTTCCTCCATTGAGCCCAGCAAACATTCCAGTTCCTCCCACAGCCTCGTCTCG ATGGTAGCAGTCAACTCATCGAGTCCAATGCCAGCATCAGTGGGGATGTGGGAGGCCCAGGGGATGGGGGATGCTGGAGCCATTGGTGACTGCAGTGCAGAAAGCCTCTACATTCAAG GCATGGAGCTGTTTGAGGAGGCACTGCAGAAGTGGGAGCAGGCGCTTACCATCAGGCAGAGGGACAGTGCCAGTACCAGCACCCCTGTGCCCTGGGACAGCAAGAAACAGCAGGAGAGCATGGCTGAGAACATCCCAGAG GAGGAGTCCCAGAAAAGGGAGTTCGCCGAGAAGCTGGAGTCCCTCTTGCACCGAGCCTACCACCTCCAGGAGGAGTTCGGGTCTTCGCTGCCGTCGGACAGCATGCTGCTGGATCTGG AGAAGGCTTTAATGCTCCCACTGACGGATGGGTCATTGCGGCTTCGGACGGATGATGAAGACAGCTCAGTTTCTGAGGATTCCTTCTTCTCTGCAGCAGAG CTCTTTGACTCTCtccagtttgaggagatgccaTTCCACCTCTCTAAGCCAGCAGCAGCATATGAAGAAGCTCTGCAGTTAGTGAAAGAAGGGAAAGTTACGTGCCGGACGCTGAG GACAGAGCTCCTGGGCTGCTACAGCGACCAGGATTTCCTCGCGAAGCTGCATTGCGTCAGGCAGGCCTTCCAG gagctgctggaggatgAAAGCAATCAACTGTTTTTTGGGGAGGTTGGGAAGCAAATGGTGATAGGACTGATGACAAAAGCTCAAAAG AATCCCAAAGCTTTTCTGGAAAGCTACGAGGAGATGCTGCGTTACGCACTGAAGCAAGAGACCTGGCCGACCactcagcaggagctggagggaaGAGGG GTGGTGTGCATGAGTTTCTTTGATATTGTGCTGGACTTCATCCTCATGGATGCTTTTGAGGACCTGGAGAACCCCCCGTCCTCCGTGCTGGCCGTGCTGCGCAACCGCTGGCTCTCCGACAGCTTCAAGGAGACG GCTCTAGCAACTGCCTGCTGGTCAGTTCTGAAAGCAAAAAGGAGGCTTTTGATG GTACCAGATGGCTTTATCTCTCATTTCTACTCCGTATCGGAGCATGTCAGTCCTGTTCTAGCCTTTGGTTTTCTGGGGCCCAAGCAGCAGCTATCTGAAGTCTGCAGTTTCTTCAAG cACCAGATAGTACAGTATCTGAAGGACATGTTTGATCTGGACAACGTGAGATACACAACAGTGCAGTCATTGGCAGAAGACATTTTGCAGCTGTCGCGGCGGCGCAGTGAGATCCTCTTGGGATATCTGGGCACCGAGACTTCTCCCGAGATGAACGGCATGCTGCCCAGTGAAAACGAGTCACTGGAGGAGCTCATCTGA